The following is a genomic window from Globicephala melas chromosome 6, mGloMel1.2, whole genome shotgun sequence.
GTCCCCAGCTTGCGCTGTCTGTTCCTgcaaagtgggggtgggggtcagatGAGGGGACTCCTGGCGTCCAGTGACTCGCCCCTCAGctgtctccttcctccccacaatcCCATCAGAATGAGTGAGGGTCCACTCCCAGTAGCCCCAGTGGTTGGCTcaagctgggccaatcagagCTCCTGCCCTGGGACCTGGGACTTGGGGCCTAGAGAGGGTCAATGTCTCTGCTGGGCCTGTATCACAGGTGCTCAGCTCTGGAATCCAAGTGCAGCcaggaggccagggcaggggcgggggccaGGACGGGAGAACAGAGGCAAGAGGGACCTGGCTGGATTCCAGTAATCATGGGCAGTTCCCACTTATAGATAAGCCAGCATAAGTGGGGTTCTGTTACCATCAACCTAAACAGACAAGAAGGTAGTGAGTTCTCCATTTGGGATATACATAAGCAAAGGTAGGAGCACTCCTGATACAAGTTATCGAGTGGATCTGAGTACCTGACTTGGGGGTGTGGCAATACCTACGACGGGCTCAGGAGCCTGAAGGAAGCAGGGGCAGCCCCGTTCCCTGGAGGGCCTGGCTCCTCGAGACCCCACTGAAATTCAGAAACTGTCCCCACAGGTCCTGCGTGATGCAGCCCCAGCCTCGTGCCATGGCCAGCCCCCTTCTTCCCTGGGCTCCAGCCACACCTGCCTCTGTCTGTTTGGTGGACTCCCCAAGCTTGCTGTTCTCAGAAGCATTGCACAAGCTGTTCCCTATGCTGAGAGCACTCTCCCTGCTAAACCCCAACTTGGACAGTCCCGCTTTCTCTCTGCTCAGACCTGTCACAGCGGCCAGCCAGTCCAACCACACACCCTCACAGCACGCTGCTGTCACGAGCTCTCAAGCCCGAGGCACTTGTCGCACAGGTAGGTGCCTCATTCCTCGTGTCCCCCCTGCCGGCCACTGCCGCCCacagcctggcacagagcaggtgcacaTGGAAGTTTGGGTACATCAAGGTGGGTGGCGGCCAGCCGGGAGAGGCGGGGCCGCTCTGGGAGCCAGGTGGAGAGCCTGGGCCAGCTGGGGCCTTCCGCCAATAACAGGATTGCCTGCCCTAACCCCTCAAATCCCCTTTCCTCAGGATCCAGGGCTTTACCCTTAAGTTCGTTAGGATAATTGGGACCATGATGCCCTAGACACACTTCCCGGCTGCTGTGACCCCGCCCTGTGGTTCCTCTCACCAGGAACCCAGGGCTCCTCAGGAAACCTCCCAGGCTTGTGCTGGAGCCCAACCTCGCCTCGGCTCCCCTCTGAACCTGGGAAGGAGCCAGGCCTTCCCGACCCCACCTGGCACCCCACCCAGGATGTGGGGTGCATGGAGAGCTGAGTCAGAAGAAGCCTCCAAAGCCAGCTTTGCCCTGACTGGCTGTGCAAACACGGGTGCCCCTAACTCACCACACCTCAGTTTACCCCTCCAGAGGAAAGTGTCTGGACTAAACAGTCCCGAGGGGGGTCGACACACAGGCCCCCAGAGAATCCTGGCTGCCCAGCTCTCTGGTTCCAGGCCACAGAGGTTAAAAGCAtggccctggggcttccctggtggcgcagtggttgagagtccgcctgccgatgcaggggacacgggttcgtgccctggtccgggaagatcccacatgtcgtggagcagctaggccggtgagccatggccgctgagcctatgcatccggagcctgtgctccgcaacgggagaggccacaacagtgagaggcccgcgtaccgcaaaaaaaggaaaaaaaaaaaaaaaaaagagagaaaaaaagcatggCCCTGGGCTCAACAGCCTAGgttcccagcccagctcccacaCCCACGATCTGCAAACCCTTGGTCAAGtgattcctctcctcccctctctgagcctcagttttctcatctgtaaaatggggtccaggggaggattCAATGAGGCAGTGCAAGAAAAGTGCTTAGGCAAGTGCCCGGCTCTCAGGCAGCCTTCCAAAACTGGGGGCGGCACTGACTGAGGGATGTGCCCCACTGAGCCAGGACCCAGTGATTGCTATCCCCTTGACTCACCTGGCTTCTGCCCGGGTTACCGTGTACTCAAACCAGAGTACGTTGGGAATGAGGCTCGTGTCTCGGATTAGGAAGAACTCAGAGATAGGCCTGGAGAGACAGACACCCGGAAATCCAGGACCATATCAGAACATGAGTCTGTCACCAAGCCAGACTCTCCCACCAGTGCTTGGGGCCGGCGAtgcaccctctccccaccacttTGCCTGGCCTGTGCAAGACCCAGATGTGTCGCCTGTGTGACACTCAGGCAGGTCCAATGCCCCAAGGCACACACAGCCCAGAAGGACACATGCTGCTTTCCAAGTCCCTGCCAGGCAAGGAGAGAGGCTGGCATCTTGGCTTCTGGGCTGAGAAAACGCCTGGGGGAGATGGAAGCCAGACGAGCGGGGCCTGCAGCCCTATGCCCACCAGAGGCCTGGGCACTAGGGCCCTCCCAGGGAGACTGAGGCTGGTGTCAGGACGCCTGGGCCCTCCCACTGATGGCCCCTTCGCAGGAAGGGGCACGGGCCATAGTGCCTGGGAAGGTTGGGGGAGCGGGGGACAGCAGCAGGGGCAGGAGGCAGTTACCAGGCTGCTATCCTAGGGAACAGGGGGGTGAGGACCTCCTGCGTGAAGACGAACCAGGCGATGGCCATGAGGCCTCCAGCGATGCCCCCATAGAGCACCTGGCTCCAGGTGTGGTACAGCAGGTAGACCCTGGGCCAAGGACAGAGGGAAGTTCATGAGAGCCAGCCAGAGACAGTCCTGCACAGCCTCCCTGCACGCCTGAGTGCCAGCTTCCCTGGACCTCTGCACATACACGGGAGACATACACAGACGGGGCAGGCCCCTGTGACCACACGGACTCAGAGCTACTTCTAGAAGGAGGCAAGGGGTTGGACCCCAACAGCTGCTCCCCTGACTCTAGAAGTGAAGAGATGGCTCAGCTAGGATTTGCCTCCCTTCTGTCCAGCCCTTGAACTTGGAGTTTGTCTGCAAGGGGCTGCTCCAGGACCTTGGGAACAGATGGCTAACCCTAGAACCTTGGGCCCAACCAAGAGGAGAGAGCAAGGATTGGGTTGGAAGGGGCAGCTGGAGCCCTGGCCCTTGAAAATGAGAGgcctagagcttccctggtggtgcagtggttaagaatccgccaatgcaggggacacgggttcgagccctggtccgggaagatctcacatgccacggagcaactaagcctgtaagccacaactaccaagcctgcgctctagagcccatgagccacaactactgagcccgcgcgcctagagcccgtgctccgcagcaagagaagccaccgcaaggagaagcccgcgcaccgcaacgaagagcagcccccgctcgctgcaacttgagaaagcccgcatgcagcaatgaagacccaacgcagccaaaaataaaaaaataaaaataaataaataaaataaaatgagaggcCTGGGACCCCCTTCGCAGCCCTGCCCTACAGGCTCTGGGACTCGGGTCCACAGCGAGGTCCAATAGGGACCAAGTATCCAGTGGGCAGGGCGTGGGGCAGgggctctccctccctctgtacCTGCTATAGGAGACTAGAAACGCCACGGTGAGGAGACCCAGGGAGAGTACATGCCTCCACAGCAAGTCCAGGAACCTGGCGTTGTTCGTTTGGTGCATTCTGGGAAAACAAGCCTGTTAGGTGGCCTCGGCCCACAGCCTGGGGCCCAGGCCTCCCACACAGCCCCGGCCCCAGCCACATGCTCCCTGGGCACCTTCTGCCTTGGCTgcagctcctcccacccccagtagAGGCCAAGCCCTAAATGGCATCCAAAGGGCTTGCAGCAAGTCCCTGGCAGAGGCCAGCCTGGGCCAGTTCAGGGCCACCCCAGCCAGGGCAGAAGCTCACcttaaatacagaaaaaggaaggaatagaCGGAGAAGAACCACATAAACTGGGAATGGCTGGAGGGCATCCCGTACTTGGTGCCCACTGCCGTGTGGGGACCTGGTGGAGACAGAGAGCAGGGCATGATGGGAGGATGCAGGCCTCCCAGTAATGCCCTAACCTGGGGGACCCGCAGACCCCCAAGGCCTGGGCCCTACCTCCACAGGGCCGTGGCTCCTGGATGACGTGTTTGATCAGCCAGTTGACCCCCTCGTTCAGTGCCAAGCCCCCAAGGAACGAGATCTGCTGGGAAGATGCATGGTCAGCAGGGCCTCTGTGTGCTTGCTGGCCGCCGCCCAGCCCAAAGGCCGTGGCCGCCCACTGAACCTCCAGCCCAGTGGACAACCTGCAACCAGCCAGGAGGCTCCACACACCTCAAGAAAGGtggaagcaggggagggaaggcAAAGCCCCTGGGAAGGAATGGTGaggcccctcctccctggggtGGGAGTGACTCACTCACCGTGTGCAGCTCCCGCTTGAATATGATGAGGGTCACAAAACCAACGATGACAAATATGGGGCTGAGGCTCAGGTAGGCAAGGAGATGGCCAGAGAGATCACCTGGGCAAGGCAGGGAGAACAGGATGAGGACAGAGCGCAGCCATGGGAGAGGGCCTGGCCCCCAGCAAGCCAAGTAGAGCCTCAGTCAGAGGTGGTCCCAGCCGGGCCCGGAGCGCAAGGCCAGGCGGCTGGGGGTGCCTCAGCCTTCCAAGCTCACCGCTCGTCCTCAGTCATGGGCACAGCGTGTTTACTAAGCACTCAGGTTCACAGATCGTGAGTTTAAAGCAGGTGCCTTCACTCTCCCTGTTCTACAGATGACGACACTGAGTCCCACAGGGGCTGCatgatttgtccaaagtcacacagccagaaagagGTAGGATCTGACTAAAATCCGAGTCTCTAGCCTGGTCCAGGTGCTACACCCACTATCCCACCAAAGCGGATATTTGAACCTGGCTTGGTCTGACCCCAGAGGCTGGGCCCTGTCCCAGGAGGCAGCCTGGCGGGCACATGGATGACTCCGGAACGCAGTGCTGTGCGGAGACCGACCCAGCCAAGCCCTGGGCCTCCAGGGCAACCTGGTGTTCTCTGAACACCGCACAGACTTGGGTCTACACTGTGGACTCTGACAGGGAccaaggctgggggtgggggtgaagctCCGTTGCCCACTATGGCCACCCGCTGCAGTAACAGCTTCTCACTGCCTCTCTACTGGCAAAAAAATTGGCTACCTATTGACTACCTGCTTTTTACCCCCAATAGGTCTCAGCAGGAGGATCCTGGAGCCAACAGACAGGAGCCACTTTCCTGCTAGTCCAAAAGCCACCCTCACCATTTGAGACAGGGCAGCTATGTAGCAGCTCTGGGGTCAGAGAGTGTGGTTTAGTTCCCGTGCCAGCACTTGCTGGCTACACGACCTCAGGCAAGGacttcacctccctgagcctcagctctctCACCCGTGAAATGGGGATATCAGTAGCCACCTCCTACAGCCATGGGAGCTCTGATGTGACCAGGCCTGTGAGACGCCCAGCTCGGTCCCTGGCACCCAGGACACTTCCATGTTTGGAGAACTCAGTGTGGGAAATCGCCCCACCACCAGCCTGGCCTCACACAGGCAGCAGGAAGGTACCCACCCAAGGCCGAGCCCAGATTCCAGGCTGAAGGGATGGGCACATACCTGGCCTCCCCCACACCTACCCAGGGTAGGGCTGGCTTTGAACTGGCCTGGGAGAACAGGCCAGCAACATAGGTCCAAATGCTAGTACTGCCATAGGCCCCCTGGATGACACTGGGTGAGGCCCTTCCTTTTTCTGGGTTCTGTCTCCTCATCCACACGGCGGCCTGGCCCCCTCCAGCCCTGAGATTCTGGGTCTCTCAGCTGCCCAGCCGACGCCCAGGACACTGGGTCATCAGGAGGACAGGAAATGGCTGGCGCCCCCAAAGCCTCGGCCATCTCCATGGCCCGTCTCACAGCAAGCGCCACCTCTGGGCCTCCCTGCAGATGCTGTCAGCAACTCTGCCTTGACCATCCTCTTGTCTAAGACCCCCGGTGGCTCTCTCGGCCCTTAGGATAAGTCCCACCTCAATCCAGCTCATCAAGCCCTGCAGTCCTGgccctgcttccctcccaccttctgcTCCAGTTCCAGGAACCAAATTCTAGTTCCCTGAACGCACCATGCTCTGTCCTACTTCTGGACCTTTGCACACACTGTTTCCCCCACCTGGGATGCTGTCTGGGTTAACTCAACATAAATTAAGTACCCAccacagtggggaaaaaaaaaaaaaaaatcacactccTGCCATTGCAAAGCTCTCAGAATCTGTAACCAGGGCATCGTTCAGGACACCACTCATTAGTGGAGCTATCCGGCCTGCATCTGTCTctccctctagaaagtaggcgcCATGAGTGCAGGGATGGGGTCTCTACACCCCACTCAATTCCCCCAAGCCCCGCACAGCGCCTGGCACTAACTGGGCTCTAAAATGATGTTAAATGAAAGGAGAATGGATGAAGGAAGCAGGGTCCGTGTGATGAGGGGCACGAAGGAGAAGTGCAGGGGGTCACAGAAGAGTTAGCAGGGGCACTAGACCTTGAGGGAGGCCCCCAGGTTCAGCCAGGTCTCTCCTCCAGGCACCCACAGTCCCTGCAAAGGGTCCCTCATCACAGCCTGCGTCATGCCGCTCACGTCTGCCAGCCTCCTCCTTCCAGGCCAGGGAGGGGAAATCATGAAGGTGCCGAGGACTTAAGCAGGTCCCTTCCCCACTCCAGGCCTTGGTTTCCGTCCTGTaaagtgggctttttttttttcacagtctgGGAGTCCAGGTACATATTGGTTTGTTCACCGTTCAAAATGCAGAgcgagcccagggcctggcattcAGGAGGTGCTCAGTGGATACCAGCTGAATGAAGGATGAGTGAATGGCAGGGAGGCAGGCAGACAGTAGGGCCCAACAGCTGCAGGGCCGCCCCATCCCCAATATAACCCAGAACACCTAGGGTCAAAGTTTCCTGGCATCCAGTCCTCAGCAGGGCCAGGTTCTCATGTCTCTGCATGAGTAGGCCCTTCCTGGGGCAACCAGGGCTCAATGAGGGGGCCCCCAGCCTCACCCAACACCCAGCCATCCTACACATAGATGGCAGTGTGGGCTTGAGAGGGTGCTGGGAAGGCGGCATCATGTTAACTGCAGTTATTTCTTCAATGTTTACTGTATGCGAGGCACTGCACTCAGCATTTCTCACATCTCCTATTTCTGATTCTCACGTCACCACTAGAAGGGAGGCACTGTGATTAGTTCCACTttagagaggcacagagaggtgaagtcacttgctCAAGGCCTCGGCCTGAACTCTGACCCCAAGGCCCAAGCTCTGCACCAATCTACTAAACGGCCTCCAGAACGCTCACTACAGGACCTCACGGATGGAAAACGCTGAGCTTCTGGAGCTGTGTCTGATGGGAAGCTCCAGAAGTTAACATCCCAGAGGCTGCCTGACCCCTCACCGGGTTCCCTGAGTTGTAGAGCAGTGCCCCCTACCCAGGGCGTGGCATCAGAAGTACTCAAACAACGAAGAGCTGCCCGGCCTCGATTTGCACACTCCCAGCAATGGGGAGCTCTTTCTTCCAGGCAGCCCCAAAGCACTGTTTGAAGGAAAAAGGCACTCCCTACACGCCGAGGAGAGAGTTCAGCCTCTCCGGCTCCGGGAAGGGCGGGGAAGAAGGGCCCAGGTCCAGGCCAGTGATCCGTTCCCGCCTCACGCACACCACCGCCCCATTACAGCCCACCGGCGCCCCGGGACCCAGTGGAGCAACCCCGGCCGCGCAGCCGCAGAGTGCGCGAGCGAGCGGCTCACAATTTCGCCCAGCTCATCGCCACACTACTGCGCCTGCGCGGCGCGCGCGCCGGCCGAACCCTCCGTGGCTCACTATTTGACAGTTCCCACCCCGGTCCCCCGGCGCCCCCTCTGCGGGCTTGCGCCGGCCGGAGCGCCCGGCACTGACCGGCCGGCCCCAGGAAGGCGTCCTCGAAGCCGGGGTTGTCTTTTACCTGCAGGATATTCGACGTGGGTGAGGGTCACCGGCCGCCACGAAGCGGGGAGCGAGCACTGTCCGTCCGCTGCCATCTTACCCGGAGACCGGGCTTCGCCGAGCAGCCAATAGGGAGCCAGGGGGGCGGTGGTCCTGACCTATCACGCCGGGGGAGGTGCCGCGCGCCCAATCGGAGGCCGATACAGGTAGCGGCGCAGCCATTCACCGTGCAGGCCGTGGGGCAGGCCCGAGCGGCGAATCAGGAAGCAGGGCCCCTAGGAGCCTGCGAGCCGGCCAAGACGGCGCCCAATCCGGGACGAGCGCAGGTAGGTGGCTAACCAATCAGAGAAAAGGAGGGTTTCAGCACACAACAGAGAGCAGAACAGCCAATCAGAAGGTGAGGCCGGCTCGCGGTGTGGGCAGGGCGGGCCAATCACCCGCTAGCTTGGGGGGCGTGTTGAACTTTGGTGGGAGCTTTGGTTTGGTGGGGACGTGTACCGAGTGAAGGCTTCCTCGATACCGGGAGCCAGCCCGGGGTCGACAGTACTTCAGCGCCTGTCAGAGCGCATGCTCGAAGCGGGGAGGCAACCTTGGCACTATGGAGTCTGAACTCACCTACTTTTAGTTATGCGTTAACTGAGGCCAGAGACCCAGAGGGGACTTATTTTCCTTTGCCCTTTACTGACTGGCAACGGAGCAAGTCACACAAAACTGACAACCTTTCCATTAAaggttgggggtgggatgggggaagggactCCCGGGTCGGGGCTCACAGTCGGCCCCCTGAATGCTTTATGGAAGCTTAACTGATGTCGAGTGGAAGCgtaattgaaattaaaagactCCGTTCCTCATTTCATTCAATTAACACAGATTTATTGATTCAATCCCATTTATGCTGCTTAATGAGGCATCTTGGGAGCATTTTAAACAAGAGGCGGGTTTTCCACCTATacctcagttttcccaaaacATTCCTCTCATTGTCCTACAGGCCTTGCATAAATAGCCACACCTTACCacccacctctccctctcccaccctcactcTCTCTTGGGCTAGATTGCAGTGCTTACAGTCAGGTAAAGTGCCCGGCTCCTCCTGTCGTTGAGCCTTTTCACATGCTGTTCCAGTCTGTCTCAGGTGTCTGTCCTCACTTAGAGGTTTCCATGGCCAGGAGAGGGGCCTCCACTGGGCTCCCACAGTTGCATCCCAGTTGCATCCCCTCTCCTACCCCAGCACTGACCACACTGGACTGTAATTGGCTCCT
Proteins encoded in this region:
- the DOLPP1 gene encoding dolichyldiphosphatase 1; the encoded protein is MAADGQCSLPASWRPVTLTHVEYPAGDLSGHLLAYLSLSPIFVIVGFVTLIIFKRELHTISFLGGLALNEGVNWLIKHVIQEPRPCGGPHTAVGTKYGMPSSHSQFMWFFSVYSFLFLYLRMHQTNNARFLDLLWRHVLSLGLLTVAFLVSYSRVYLLYHTWSQVLYGGIAGGLMAIAWFVFTQEVLTPLFPRIAAWPISEFFLIRDTSLIPNVLWFEYTVTRAEARNRQRKLGTKLQ